One stretch of Tepidibacter hydrothermalis DNA includes these proteins:
- a CDS encoding cyclodeaminase/cyclohydrolase family protein, with translation MKLIEKNSIEFVEVLASKAAVPGGGGAAALVGAIGMALGSMVCNLTIGKKKYAEYEEVVKEALEKATKIQSELLHMVDADAENFLPLSKAYGIKANTEEEKKEKDKIMEEALKTACSVPIEIVRTCYKAIKLHEELVGKTSKLAISDIGVGVQCLRAALISGKLNVAININSIKDQEYVNKVKEETDRLVCEGTKIADEVYSKVEQELCK, from the coding sequence ATGAAATTAATAGAGAAAAACTCTATCGAATTCGTTGAAGTTCTTGCTTCTAAAGCAGCTGTCCCTGGAGGTGGAGGGGCAGCAGCTTTGGTAGGAGCTATAGGAATGGCTCTTGGAAGCATGGTTTGCAACTTGACGATAGGAAAGAAAAAATATGCAGAATATGAAGAAGTAGTTAAAGAAGCTCTAGAAAAAGCTACTAAAATTCAATCTGAATTACTACATATGGTAGATGCAGATGCTGAAAATTTCCTACCTTTATCAAAGGCATATGGAATAAAAGCTAATACAGAAGAAGAAAAAAAGGAAAAAGACAAAATAATGGAAGAGGCTTTAAAAACAGCATGTTCAGTTCCTATAGAAATAGTGAGAACTTGTTATAAAGCAATAAAGCTTCATGAAGAGTTAGTTGGTAAAACTTCAAAGCTTGCTATAAGTGATATCGGAGTAGGAGTACAGTGCTTAAGAGCTGCACTTATAAGTGGAAAATTAAATGTAGCTATAAATATAAATTCTATAAAAGATCAAGAATATGTAAATAAAGTTAAAGAAGAGACGGATAGATTAGTTTGTGAAGGAACTAAGATAGCGGATGAAGTATACAGCAAAGTTGAACAGGAACTTTGCAAATAA
- the cooS gene encoding anaerobic carbon-monoxide dehydrogenase catalytic subunit yields MDEKLLSIDNATNELIKKAQTDGVETIWDRKANMKPCPMGEKGICCRICTMGPCRITPKTPRGLCGATADVIVSRNFARMVAGGAAAHSDHGRDIAHVLHMASKDGNYKVRDEAKLIKLAKRWEITTEGRDIYDVAHEVAEFALNQFGKPFGNLELPPSLPEQRKKVWEDLNIVPRAIDREVVTIMHSTHVGCTADADSMLDISTRTALSDGWGGSYIATELSDILFGTPIPRETEANLGVLEENQVNIVLHGHEPSLSEMIVLAAEDPELVALAKEVGADGINLAGMCCTANEVTMRHGVKIAGNFAQQELAILTGAVEAVIVDVQCIFPALAPLADCYHTKFITTSPKARITGATHLEFDEEKAYDSAKSIVREAILNFKNRDNKKVFIPQTKNHATVGYSVDAIVNQLDTVVNSQIDPTGTVKPLADCITSGVLRGAAGVVGCNNPKVKHDYGHIELIKELIKNDVIVVVTGCSAQACAKAGLLSKDARRLAGKGLATVCELVDIPPVLHMGSCVDISRILELVGEVAKYLNVDIPQLPVVGAAPEWMSEKAVSIGTYVVASGIDTWLGVVPPVTGGPRVLEILTNEMENTLGAKFFVEPDPVKAAGQIIERIEQKRKALEEMFENKEELAKA; encoded by the coding sequence ATGGATGAAAAATTATTGTCAATTGATAATGCCACTAATGAGCTAATAAAAAAAGCTCAGACAGATGGAGTAGAGACTATTTGGGATAGAAAAGCAAACATGAAGCCATGTCCTATGGGAGAAAAGGGAATATGCTGTAGAATTTGTACGATGGGACCTTGTAGAATAACTCCAAAAACACCTAGAGGACTTTGTGGAGCAACTGCAGATGTTATTGTTTCAAGAAACTTTGCAAGAATGGTAGCAGGGGGAGCAGCAGCCCATTCAGATCATGGTAGAGATATAGCTCATGTTTTACATATGGCTAGTAAAGATGGTAATTATAAGGTTAGAGATGAAGCTAAATTAATAAAGTTAGCTAAAAGATGGGAAATAACAACAGAGGGAAGAGATATATATGATGTAGCTCATGAAGTTGCAGAGTTTGCACTTAATCAATTTGGAAAGCCTTTTGGAAACTTAGAATTGCCTCCATCATTACCAGAACAAAGAAAAAAAGTTTGGGAGGATTTAAATATAGTTCCAAGAGCTATAGATAGAGAAGTTGTAACTATTATGCATTCAACTCATGTGGGTTGTACAGCAGATGCAGATAGTATGTTAGATATTTCAACAAGAACAGCTCTTTCTGATGGATGGGGAGGTTCTTACATAGCAACAGAACTTAGTGATATATTATTTGGAACTCCAATACCAAGAGAAACAGAAGCAAATCTTGGTGTTTTAGAAGAAAATCAAGTAAATATAGTGCTTCATGGACATGAGCCTTCATTGTCAGAAATGATAGTACTTGCAGCTGAGGATCCAGAACTTGTAGCTTTAGCTAAAGAAGTTGGAGCGGATGGAATAAACCTTGCTGGTATGTGCTGTACAGCAAATGAGGTTACGATGAGACATGGAGTTAAAATAGCTGGAAACTTTGCTCAACAAGAGCTTGCAATATTAACTGGAGCAGTAGAAGCGGTAATAGTTGATGTTCAATGTATATTCCCAGCTTTAGCACCTCTTGCAGATTGTTATCATACAAAATTCATAACTACATCTCCAAAAGCTAGAATTACAGGTGCGACTCATCTAGAATTTGATGAGGAAAAAGCATATGATTCAGCAAAATCAATAGTTAGAGAAGCTATACTAAACTTTAAAAATAGAGATAATAAAAAAGTATTCATTCCTCAAACTAAAAATCATGCAACTGTAGGATATAGTGTTGATGCTATAGTTAACCAATTAGATACTGTTGTAAACTCTCAAATAGATCCAACTGGAACTGTTAAGCCTCTTGCTGATTGTATAACATCAGGAGTTTTAAGAGGAGCTGCTGGAGTAGTTGGATGTAATAATCCTAAGGTTAAGCATGATTATGGACATATTGAACTTATAAAAGAACTTATCAAGAATGATGTAATCGTTGTTGTTACAGGTTGTTCAGCACAAGCTTGTGCTAAAGCCGGACTTTTAAGTAAAGATGCTAGAAGATTAGCAGGTAAAGGACTTGCAACTGTATGTGAACTTGTTGATATACCACCTGTACTTCATATGGGTTCTTGTGTTGATATAAGTCGTATATTAGAGCTTGTAGGAGAAGTTGCTAAATACTTAAATGTGGATATACCACAATTACCAGTTGTTGGAGCAGCTCCTGAGTGGATGTCAGAAAAGGCAGTATCTATAGGAACATATGTTGTTGCATCAGGAATAGATACATGGCTTGGAGTAGTACCACCTGTAACAGGAGGACCAAGAGTTTTAGAGATACTTACAAATGAAATGGAAAATACGCTTGGAGCTAAATTCTTTGTAGAGCCAGATCCAGTAAAAGCAGCAGGACAAATAATAGAAAGAATAGAACAAAAACGTAAGGCTTTAGAAGAAATGTTCGAGAATAAAGAAGAGTTAGCGAAAGCTTAA
- a CDS encoding carbon monoxide dehydrogenase accessory protein CooC → MKIAVTGKGGVGKTTFSAMLSRIYADEGYRVLSVDADPDANLALALGFPQKLIDEIVPISEMKNLVEERTSAEAGTFAKMFKLNPKVDDIPDRYCKEYNGVGVLTMGTVDTGGSGCVCPEHVLLKRLTSHLILQNKDVVVMDMEAGIEHLARGTAQGVDAFIVVVEPGERSLQTYRKVKKLGEDIGVQKVWVVANKIRNEKDEYFILDNVKKEELLGFIYYNEDVINSDRSNLSPYDNSEKTREEIKYIKQKIQGGI, encoded by the coding sequence ATGAAAATAGCTGTAACAGGAAAAGGTGGAGTAGGAAAAACAACATTTTCAGCAATGCTCTCTAGAATATATGCAGACGAAGGTTATCGAGTTTTATCAGTTGATGCAGATCCTGATGCCAATTTAGCGTTGGCATTGGGATTTCCTCAAAAATTAATAGATGAAATAGTACCTATATCGGAAATGAAAAACTTAGTAGAAGAAAGAACTAGTGCAGAAGCTGGGACGTTTGCTAAAATGTTTAAATTGAATCCAAAAGTTGATGATATACCTGATAGATATTGTAAAGAGTACAATGGAGTAGGGGTACTTACTATGGGAACTGTTGATACAGGTGGATCTGGTTGTGTTTGCCCAGAACATGTACTACTTAAAAGACTTACTTCTCATTTGATTCTTCAAAATAAAGATGTAGTTGTTATGGATATGGAAGCTGGTATTGAACATTTGGCAAGAGGAACAGCTCAAGGTGTAGACGCTTTTATAGTAGTAGTTGAACCTGGAGAAAGAAGTCTTCAGACTTATAGAAAAGTTAAAAAACTAGGTGAAGATATAGGAGTACAAAAAGTTTGGGTAGTTGCAAATAAAATAAGAAATGAAAAAGACGAATATTTTATATTAGATAATGTAAAAAAAGAAGAACTTTTAGGTTTTATATATTATAATGAAGATGTAATAAATTCAGATAGATCAAATTTATCTCCTTATGATAATAGTGAAAAAACTAGAGAGGAGATAAAGTACATAAAACAAAAAATACAAGGGGGAATTTAA
- a CDS encoding NAD(P)-dependent oxidoreductase: MGNHIIEEAKRCLQCKNPKCKQGCPVNTSIPEVIQLLLNSDIKKAGEMLFNNNPLSVICSLVCPHENQCEGNCVLGMKGTPVQISSIENYISSYYLNSSSLEKNERLNKRVAIIGSGPAGITIAFMLSLKGYDVTIFEAHDKIGGVLRYGIPEFRLPKTILDKLKDKLIELGVKIRPNTLIGPVIHLSTLERDGYEAIFIGTGVWNPNTLNIKGESLGHVHYAIDYLKNPSVYDLGERVCVIGAGNVAMDVARTAIRRGCKDVYIMYRKDICDMSATNYEIEYAKIDGVKFETFKTPLEFVDEGVKYIKTEKIEDESGRISVVPIEGSEDIFEADSIIVAVSQGPKSNIVSTSKGITLNKYGLVITDSLGRTTKEGVFASGDVVTGAKTVVEAVNLSKKVAMAIDEYIMKKYEK; the protein is encoded by the coding sequence ATGGGAAATCATATTATAGAAGAAGCTAAACGATGCCTTCAGTGTAAAAATCCCAAATGTAAACAAGGTTGTCCTGTAAATACGTCTATTCCAGAAGTTATACAATTACTTTTGAATAGCGATATTAAAAAAGCTGGAGAAATGTTGTTTAACAACAACCCCCTTTCTGTTATTTGTTCTCTAGTCTGCCCACATGAAAATCAATGTGAAGGTAATTGTGTTCTTGGTATGAAGGGAACCCCAGTTCAAATAAGTTCTATAGAAAATTATATCTCTAGCTACTATTTGAACAGTTCTTCTCTTGAAAAAAATGAGAGATTAAACAAAAGAGTGGCTATAATTGGTTCTGGACCTGCCGGTATTACTATAGCTTTTATGTTATCTTTAAAAGGTTATGATGTTACTATATTTGAAGCACACGACAAAATAGGAGGCGTGTTAAGATATGGTATTCCTGAGTTTAGACTTCCTAAAACAATTTTAGATAAACTTAAGGATAAATTAATTGAACTAGGTGTTAAAATACGCCCAAATACTTTAATAGGTCCTGTTATACATCTAAGCACTCTTGAAAGAGATGGCTATGAAGCTATATTCATAGGTACAGGTGTATGGAATCCTAATACTTTAAATATAAAAGGAGAAAGTCTTGGACATGTTCATTACGCTATTGATTATTTAAAAAATCCAAGTGTTTATGATTTAGGAGAAAGGGTCTGTGTAATAGGAGCTGGTAATGTAGCTATGGACGTTGCAAGAACAGCCATTAGACGCGGTTGTAAAGATGTGTATATAATGTATAGAAAAGATATATGCGATATGTCTGCTACTAATTACGAAATAGAGTATGCTAAAATAGATGGTGTCAAATTCGAAACTTTCAAAACTCCTCTAGAGTTTGTAGATGAAGGTGTTAAATATATAAAAACTGAGAAAATAGAGGATGAATCAGGTCGTATAAGTGTTGTTCCAATTGAAGGATCTGAAGATATTTTCGAGGCAGATTCTATTATAGTTGCCGTAAGCCAAGGTCCAAAATCTAACATAGTCTCTACTTCAAAAGGTATAACTCTTAATAAATATGGTCTTGTCATTACTGATTCTTTAGGAAGAACTACTAAAGAAGGTGTTTTTGCATCTGGGGATGTTGTTACAGGAGCCAAGACTGTTGTTGAAGCAGTTAATTTATCAAAGAAAGTTGCAATGGCTATAGATGAATATATAATGAAAAAATACGAGAAGTAA
- a CDS encoding tetratricopeptide repeat protein, which translates to MKFNIERHLLAKTENVAFLSIKDDAKLPIKGYAIPQGGIDAPILNEELVKGIKDRTAEESLTLSSLANGMIYIIGIDSNFKYNEEYKKFLYAFDERIEEYIGYMGVKKANEKDLTDALIYFKALITLNKNNINGLYNYALVCQDIGKINEKNKEEELMNDYLLEALDKLETIVDIEPEFGLGYYQLGYHYYNQKQYIKTKITWEQALKCELDENTAMEVKNELKKIEDKVDYEEGYNLVLQGSAEEGLEKLLPLKDEYPDWWNLLFFIGLAYRQLGDINEAIKYFEKILMLNPAQIDSIVEIGLCYAATGNLEKSIEEFKRALEIKEDPEVMCNLGMAYLETGNLDEAKFYIENAFTLNPEDEVTIACLNELKKYEK; encoded by the coding sequence ATGAAGTTTAATATAGAAAGACATTTACTAGCTAAGACTGAAAACGTAGCTTTTTTAAGTATAAAAGATGATGCTAAACTTCCTATTAAGGGATATGCTATTCCACAGGGAGGAATAGATGCTCCCATACTTAATGAAGAACTGGTTAAAGGGATAAAGGACAGAACGGCAGAAGAATCGTTAACGTTATCGTCTTTAGCTAATGGTATGATATACATAATAGGTATTGACTCGAACTTTAAATATAATGAAGAGTATAAAAAGTTTTTATATGCATTTGATGAAAGAATAGAAGAGTATATAGGTTATATGGGAGTTAAAAAAGCTAATGAAAAAGATCTTACAGATGCATTGATTTACTTTAAGGCTCTTATAACTTTGAATAAAAATAATATTAATGGTCTTTATAATTATGCTTTAGTTTGCCAAGATATAGGTAAGATTAATGAGAAAAACAAGGAAGAAGAATTGATGAATGATTACCTACTTGAAGCTTTAGATAAATTGGAAACTATAGTTGATATAGAGCCTGAGTTTGGACTTGGTTATTACCAACTTGGATACCATTACTATAACCAAAAGCAGTATATAAAAACTAAAATTACTTGGGAACAAGCTTTGAAATGTGAACTAGATGAAAATACAGCTATGGAAGTAAAAAATGAACTGAAAAAGATTGAGGATAAGGTTGATTATGAAGAAGGGTATAATTTAGTATTACAAGGAAGTGCAGAAGAAGGACTTGAAAAATTACTTCCATTAAAAGATGAATATCCAGATTGGTGGAATTTATTGTTCTTTATAGGTCTTGCTTATAGACAATTAGGAGATATAAATGAAGCTATAAAATATTTTGAAAAAATATTAATGCTTAACCCAGCACAAATAGACAGTATAGTGGAAATAGGACTTTGCTATGCTGCAACTGGAAACTTAGAGAAATCAATAGAAGAGTTTAAGAGAGCTTTAGAAATAAAAGAAGACCCTGAGGTTATGTGTAACTTGGGAATGGCATATCTTGAAACTGGAAATTTAGATGAAGCTAAATTTTATATAGAAAATGCATTTACTTTAAATCCTGAAGATGAAGTTACAATAGCTTGTCTTAATGAACTAAAAAAATACGAGAAGTAA
- a CDS encoding bifunctional enoyl-CoA hydratase/phosphate acetyltransferase produces the protein MIKKLNEVISKVKSVQTMKLAVAAAQDEEVLKAVFDARKEGIIEPILVGDTEKIKQIAKELNEDITGIELIEAKELKESAEIAVKLVSSKKADFVMKGLIDTSILLKEVLNKEYGLRTESLLSHVMVYEVPSYHKLLILTDGGMNISPNVDQKYKIMNNAIKVAKSLELEIVKGACIAAKEKVSDKMIATVDAHELSKKEYAEGVIVEGPLAFDLSVSKEAARIKNFKSEVAGDVDIMLFPTIEVGNGIGKALTYMGGAKSAGIIMGAKAPVVLVSRADTHESKLYSIAIGALIANNK, from the coding sequence ATGATAAAAAAGTTGAATGAAGTAATAAGCAAGGTTAAAAGTGTACAAACTATGAAACTAGCAGTTGCTGCTGCTCAAGATGAAGAAGTTTTAAAAGCAGTATTTGATGCTAGAAAAGAAGGTATTATAGAACCTATATTAGTAGGAGACACTGAAAAAATAAAGCAAATAGCTAAAGAGTTAAATGAAGATATAACTGGAATAGAATTAATAGAAGCTAAGGAACTAAAGGAAAGTGCTGAAATTGCTGTAAAGCTTGTATCTAGTAAAAAAGCAGATTTTGTTATGAAAGGATTAATAGATACATCTATACTTCTAAAAGAAGTTTTAAATAAAGAATATGGACTTAGAACAGAAAGTCTTTTAAGTCATGTAATGGTATATGAAGTTCCTAGTTACCATAAGTTATTAATCCTTACTGATGGAGGAATGAACATTAGTCCAAATGTAGATCAAAAGTACAAGATAATGAACAATGCTATAAAAGTTGCAAAATCATTAGAACTTGAAATAGTAAAAGGAGCATGTATTGCTGCGAAAGAAAAAGTGAGTGATAAAATGATAGCAACAGTTGATGCACATGAACTATCTAAAAAGGAATATGCAGAAGGTGTTATAGTTGAGGGGCCTCTTGCATTTGATTTATCAGTATCAAAAGAAGCTGCTAGAATAAAGAATTTTAAGAGTGAAGTGGCTGGAGATGTTGATATAATGCTGTTTCCTACAATAGAGGTTGGAAATGGAATAGGTAAAGCCTTGACTTACATGGGAGGTGCTAAATCTGCAGGTATAATAATGGGAGCTAAAGCACCGGTAGTGTTAGTATCAAGAGCAGATACACATGAATCAAAATTATATTCAATAGCAATAGGTGCATTGATTGCAAATAATAAATAG
- a CDS encoding methylenetetrahydrofolate reductase C-terminal domain-containing protein, translated as MIISEKKPLEEVLEYIKGAQKVIVTGCSLCATTCKVGGEEEIEEMKNILQENGKEVLGVKLLDPSCNVLKVKKDLKSLKEELKEADAIISLACGDGTQTVAKNVKIPVYPGNNTMFIGEIERVGQFSESCKACGECELGWTGGICPVTMCAKGLLNGACGGAKDGKCEVNPENDCAWIKIYERLKELDQLDNLTNIRPAKDYKKCANPRHINLKKKEELAKA; from the coding sequence ATGATAATTTCAGAGAAAAAACCTTTAGAGGAAGTATTAGAATACATAAAGGGTGCTCAAAAAGTAATAGTTACAGGATGTTCACTATGTGCAACAACTTGTAAGGTCGGCGGAGAAGAAGAAATTGAAGAAATGAAAAATATATTACAAGAGAATGGAAAAGAAGTTTTAGGGGTGAAACTTTTAGATCCATCATGTAATGTATTAAAAGTAAAAAAAGACTTGAAATCTCTAAAAGAAGAATTAAAAGAAGCTGATGCTATAATTTCTTTAGCTTGTGGAGACGGAACACAAACAGTAGCTAAGAATGTTAAAATTCCAGTGTATCCAGGAAATAATACTATGTTTATTGGAGAAATTGAAAGAGTTGGCCAATTCTCTGAATCTTGTAAAGCTTGTGGAGAATGTGAGCTTGGATGGACTGGCGGCATTTGTCCAGTTACTATGTGTGCTAAGGGATTATTGAATGGTGCATGTGGTGGTGCTAAGGATGGAAAATGTGAGGTTAATCCAGAAAATGATTGTGCATGGATAAAAATATATGAGAGATTAAAAGAATTGGATCAACTAGATAATTTAACTAATATAAGACCAGCTAAAGATTATAAAAAATGTGCAAATCCAAGACATATAAACTTAAAGAAAAAAGAAGAATTAGCGAAAGCTTAG
- a CDS encoding formate--tetrahydrofolate ligase — MGFKSDIEIAQEAKPQDIREIAKKLNLTEDDIELYGKYKAKVDYNLLKKETGKKAKLILTTAINPTPAGEGKTTTTIGVADGLAKLDKNVLVALREPSLGPVFGVKGGAAGGGYAQVVPMEDINLHFTGDFHAIGAANNLLAAMIDNHIYQGNKLDIDPRRITWRRCVDMNDRQLRFVVDGLGGKANGMPREDGFDITVASEIMAAFCLANNISDLKERLSRIIIGYNRSGEPVTAGQINAHGAMASLLKDALKPNLVQTLEGTPAFVHGGPFANIAHGCNSVIATKMAMHFSDYVITEAGFGADLGAEKFLDIKCRMADLKPDAVIIVATVRALKYNGGVAKNDLNEENLEALEKGLPNLLKHVENITKVYKLPAVVAINRFPLDTEAELNLVKQKCEELGVNVALSEVWAKGGEGGIEVAKEVLRLVEEEENDFTFAYESNMPIKDKIRAIAQKIYGADDVDFTPAAIKEIENLEKIGFGEMPICMAKTQYSLTDDKTKLGRPTGFNITVRQVTVSAGAGFIVALTGEIMKMPGLPKVPAAERIDVDENGTISGLF, encoded by the coding sequence ATGGGTTTTAAATCTGATATTGAAATAGCTCAAGAGGCTAAGCCGCAAGATATAAGAGAAATTGCTAAAAAGCTTAATTTGACAGAAGATGATATTGAGCTATATGGAAAATATAAAGCTAAAGTTGATTATAACTTATTAAAGAAAGAAACTGGCAAAAAAGCTAAGTTAATATTAACTACAGCAATAAATCCAACACCAGCTGGAGAAGGAAAAACAACTACAACTATAGGTGTTGCAGACGGACTTGCTAAGCTTGATAAAAATGTTTTAGTTGCCCTAAGAGAACCATCGCTTGGACCTGTGTTCGGAGTTAAAGGAGGAGCAGCTGGTGGAGGTTATGCACAAGTTGTTCCAATGGAAGATATAAACTTACACTTTACTGGAGATTTTCATGCTATAGGTGCTGCAAATAACCTACTTGCAGCTATGATAGATAACCATATATATCAAGGAAATAAACTTGATATTGATCCAAGAAGAATAACTTGGAGAAGATGTGTTGATATGAATGATAGACAGTTAAGATTTGTAGTTGATGGACTTGGCGGAAAAGCCAATGGAATGCCAAGAGAAGATGGATTTGATATAACTGTTGCATCTGAAATTATGGCAGCATTTTGTCTTGCTAATAATATATCGGATTTAAAAGAAAGATTATCTAGAATAATAATAGGTTACAACAGATCGGGAGAACCTGTTACTGCTGGACAAATAAATGCACATGGTGCTATGGCATCTCTTCTAAAAGATGCATTAAAACCAAACCTTGTACAAACGCTTGAAGGAACACCAGCATTCGTTCATGGAGGACCATTTGCTAATATAGCTCATGGTTGTAACTCTGTAATAGCTACTAAGATGGCTATGCATTTTTCAGATTATGTAATAACAGAGGCTGGATTTGGAGCTGACCTTGGAGCTGAAAAATTCCTAGATATTAAATGTAGAATGGCTGATTTGAAGCCTGATGCAGTTATAATAGTTGCAACTGTTAGAGCACTTAAATACAACGGTGGAGTAGCTAAGAATGATTTAAATGAAGAAAACTTAGAAGCTTTAGAAAAAGGACTTCCAAACTTATTAAAGCATGTTGAAAATATTACAAAGGTATATAAATTACCAGCAGTAGTTGCTATAAATAGATTCCCACTTGATACAGAAGCTGAACTTAATTTAGTTAAACAAAAATGTGAAGAATTAGGCGTTAACGTTGCTTTATCAGAAGTATGGGCAAAAGGTGGAGAAGGTGGAATTGAAGTAGCTAAAGAAGTTCTTAGATTAGTAGAAGAAGAAGAGAATGACTTTACTTTTGCATATGAGTCTAATATGCCTATTAAAGATAAGATAAGAGCTATAGCTCAAAAAATATATGGAGCTGATGATGTAGACTTTACTCCAGCTGCAATTAAAGAAATAGAAAACCTTGAAAAAATTGGTTTTGGAGAAATGCCTATATGTATGGCTAAAACTCAGTATTCATTAACTGATGATAAAACTAAACTTGGAAGACCTACAGGATTTAATATAACTGTAAGACAAGTAACAGTTTCAGCAGGAGCAGGATTTATAGTAGCATTAACTGGTGAAATAATGAAGATGCCAGGACTTCCAAAAGTTCCAGCAGCAGAAAGAATAGATGTAGATGAAAATGGAACAATATCAGGATTATTCTAA
- a CDS encoding bifunctional 5,10-methylenetetrahydrofolate dehydrogenase/5,10-methenyltetrahydrofolate cyclohydrolase, translated as MESIIKGKPVADKISENLIKEVEELKAKGINPKLSIVRVGAKGGDLAYERGALKRCEKIGIITEVKEFPESITQEEYINELKKLNEDSSTHGILCFRPLPKHLSEEQIKYVISPEKDVDCFSPVNAAKVMEGDKSGYPPCTPTAVVEILKHYDVELSGKKVAVLGRSMVVGKPAAMLLLNENATVTICHSRTKDLATVTSEADVLVAAVGRARMVKENFVKEGAVVIDVGINVDEDGKLCGDVDTDAVKDKVSMITPVPAGVGSVTTSVLAKHIVKACKMQNNA; from the coding sequence ATGGAGAGTATTATAAAAGGAAAACCAGTTGCTGATAAAATATCAGAGAATTTAATAAAAGAAGTAGAAGAATTAAAAGCTAAAGGAATAAATCCTAAGCTTTCAATAGTTAGAGTAGGTGCAAAAGGCGGAGATTTAGCATATGAGCGAGGAGCACTTAAAAGATGTGAAAAAATAGGTATAATAACAGAGGTTAAGGAGTTTCCAGAGAGTATAACTCAAGAAGAGTATATAAACGAATTAAAAAAATTAAATGAAGATAGTTCAACTCATGGAATATTATGTTTTAGACCGCTTCCAAAGCATTTAAGTGAAGAACAAATAAAATATGTAATATCTCCTGAAAAAGATGTAGACTGCTTTAGCCCTGTAAATGCGGCAAAAGTTATGGAGGGAGATAAATCAGGATATCCACCATGTACACCTACTGCAGTAGTAGAAATATTAAAGCACTATGATGTAGAACTTTCTGGTAAGAAGGTAGCGGTACTTGGAAGATCTATGGTTGTTGGAAAACCAGCTGCTATGCTTTTATTAAATGAGAATGCTACTGTTACTATATGTCATTCAAGAACTAAAGATTTAGCAACTGTTACAAGTGAAGCAGATGTATTAGTAGCTGCTGTTGGAAGAGCTAGAATGGTTAAGGAGAACTTCGTAAAAGAAGGTGCGGTAGTTATAGATGTTGGTATAAATGTTGATGAAGATGGAAAATTATGTGGGGATGTTGATACAGATGCTGTTAAGGATAAAGTATCTATGATAACACCAGTTCCTGCTGGAGTTGGATCTGTTACAACTTCTGTACTTGCTAAGCATATAGTTAAAGCTTGTAAAATGCAAAACAACGCATAA